A window of Synergistaceae bacterium genomic DNA:
TTATTCCGAGCTGATAGAAAACTCACTGATCCCGCTGATAGTAGAATTTCCCGGACTCAGGGCAGGGCTTACGCTCTGCGGCATATGGAGTGACAATGTGCTGGTGGATGAATGTAAGGTCGTAATGATAGTGAGCGAGGACCCTTTCTTTGATGAAGGTGAATTCTTTAAATCACTGCAGAGATCTTTCCAGAACTTCACAGGAATGAAAAACTCAAACCTTTCGTTTTTTGCCGAGAAGTTTGGTTATCGTCGTTTTTCAATATCATATGAGACCGATAACCTTACGCAGATGAGGATAACTCAGGTTCTGTTTGATATGGAGCTGGATGCGACAAAAGAAGTTCTGGGTCCGGCACCATCCATGAAACTGCCGTTCATTCCAGGCATCCGTTAACAGATAAACAGTTGCGCATCATAATATAATATTTGAGAGAGGATCCTTGGGCAAATTGGCAATATGCTTTAGGAGCCTCTCTCAGCGCAGTATAACTTACCGGCACGTGCAAAGCGGGTTACCTTGTGAACCATGGAAATTTTTCCGCCATGCCAGGTCTGCGTGGGATGCCTTTGGGAGTCTGGGAGATCTTCTCCCATATAAGAAAATATCTTTTTATATCGCCGAGCATATAAGGTAACAGCCGCGGCGAGGAGAGGCCTAGTCCTTTCCATTTGTTCCCTACTGCTTCGATCTCTTCAACAACGCGAGGGCCTTTGAACGCTATGGCCTTGCCCTTGAGCCTTACAAATGGCGAGAGGTACTCAGCGAGCACTCCGGCTGCACACACCGCTCTTGCGGCTGCGATGTGGAATTTTTCGCGATGCTCTTTTGCATAGTCTTCTGAGCGTGCGCATGCGACGGTTACGTTTTTCAGCCCCATTGCTGCGGCTATCTTTTCCACTAGAGCGCACTTGCGTGTGATACTGTCGAGCAGGGTAAAGCTCACGCCGGGACGGCAGATTGCCCATACAATGCCGGGGAGCCCGCCTCCTGTGCCCACATCAATGATCCGTCCTTCTCTAGGAAGAAGCGGAAGCGCAGATGCGCAGTCGAGCACATGGTCATTCCAGAGGAGATCTTCCTGGGAAGGTCCGGTCAAACGGGCAAATTCATTTGCGGCAGAAAGCAAACTTGTATAGCGGCGCAGTTCTTCTTCGTTTTCTTTGACTTCGTCCGCTGCTGATTCTTTGAAATTTTCATTTTCCATAAAAAAACACTCCAGACATTGGGGATAATTAATAATATACGAGTGTATAATAACCCAATAAGTCAACTGATGGGAGGCCAAGGGGTGGAATCCTTTGAAAACGGCACTAAAACTTGTAATGGTGCAATAAACATTATAGATCTTCAGGGGACATGGAGAGAGATGGGCCGGCAGTACGGTGCCCTGATGGCTCTTGAGCTTAAGGATCTTTACGAAAGGGCGATATGCGGCAGGCTTGTAGAGGACTGTGGTTTTGACCCTGAAGGCATGAAGGACAGGGCACAGAAGTTTTACGCGAATTTTCCGTTTAGGTTCAAGGAGATTTTCCGCGGAATGTCCGAGACATCCGGCCTGACACTTGAAAAGCTACAGCTTGTTAATGCGGTTGAACTGCTCGCAGTTACTGCCCTTACGTTGCCTCAGTGCACCGGCATTGCGGCATGGGGAGATTATGCCGCTGATACCCTTGTGTATGGCCGCAATTACGATTACCTGCCGTGGTTCAGGGAGTTCGGCAATGATATAGTGATAGCTGTCTATCATCCCGCGGATGGTTCT
This region includes:
- the rsmG gene encoding 16S rRNA (guanine(527)-N(7))-methyltransferase RsmG, producing the protein MENENFKESAADEVKENEEELRRYTSLLSAANEFARLTGPSQEDLLWNDHVLDCASALPLLPREGRIIDVGTGGGLPGIVWAICRPGVSFTLLDSITRKCALVEKIAAAMGLKNVTVACARSEDYAKEHREKFHIAAARAVCAAGVLAEYLSPFVRLKGKAIAFKGPRVVEEIEAVGNKWKGLGLSSPRLLPYMLGDIKRYFLIWEKISQTPKGIPRRPGMAEKFPWFTR